In Nonomuraea sp. NBC_00507, the following are encoded in one genomic region:
- a CDS encoding AMP-binding protein, whose amino-acid sequence MPPSASAHLDTFARDHLPPASLWPTIEFTTPELRYPARLNAGAELIDVPVATFGAERPALRTPGGETWSYGELRTRANQVARVLTEDLGLVPGQRVMLRSPNNPWTVAAWLGVLKAGGVVVTTMAALRAREIAPIVERTRPSIALVDHRCADDVHAVRDTVLPSLTVMEYGGTGPEDLIARAAAKPGDFTAVDTAADDVALLGPTSGTTGAPKITMHFHRDLLSIDNTFGRHVLKLAPDDVVACSAPLAFTFGLGMLVVFPLRAGACALLTEAATPPQLAEIVQREGVTVLATAPTAYKAILREGREQRLAGLRTAVSAGEHIPRQTWEQLRDRLGLRVIDGIGATEMLHIFISAAGDDLRPGATGKPVPGYRAAILGPDGSELGPGEQGLLAVIGPVGCRYLDDVRQKNYVLNGWNVTGDIFSKDEAGYFYYQARSDNMIVSSGYNIGGPEVEAAIDTHPDVIESAVVGRPDAERGSVVCAFVVLREGVTGDAAKAKEIQDHVKQVLAPFKYPRDVRFCDSLPRNVNGKLQHFRLRDIVRNEQAASV is encoded by the coding sequence TTGCCTCCTTCGGCCTCAGCACACCTCGACACCTTCGCTCGCGACCACCTGCCCCCCGCCTCCCTGTGGCCGACGATCGAGTTCACCACGCCGGAGCTGCGCTATCCGGCCCGCCTCAACGCCGGCGCCGAGCTCATCGACGTCCCCGTCGCGACGTTCGGGGCCGAGCGGCCGGCGCTGCGCACCCCGGGTGGGGAGACCTGGTCCTACGGCGAGCTGCGGACCCGCGCCAATCAGGTCGCCCGCGTGCTCACCGAGGACCTCGGCCTGGTTCCGGGACAGCGGGTCATGCTGCGCTCGCCCAACAACCCGTGGACGGTCGCGGCCTGGCTCGGCGTGCTCAAGGCCGGCGGCGTCGTCGTGACCACGATGGCCGCGTTGCGTGCCCGCGAGATCGCCCCCATCGTGGAGCGGACCAGGCCCTCGATCGCGCTGGTGGACCACCGGTGCGCCGACGACGTCCACGCCGTTCGCGACACCGTCCTGCCGTCGCTGACGGTCATGGAGTACGGCGGCACGGGCCCGGAGGATCTCATCGCCCGCGCCGCCGCCAAGCCGGGCGACTTCACCGCCGTGGACACCGCCGCTGACGACGTGGCGCTCCTCGGACCGACGTCCGGCACCACCGGCGCCCCGAAGATCACCATGCACTTCCACCGCGACCTCCTCTCCATCGACAACACCTTCGGCCGCCATGTGCTGAAGCTGGCCCCGGACGACGTCGTCGCCTGCTCCGCCCCCCTGGCCTTCACCTTCGGCCTCGGCATGCTCGTCGTCTTCCCGCTGCGGGCGGGCGCCTGCGCCCTGCTGACCGAGGCGGCCACGCCGCCGCAGCTCGCGGAGATCGTCCAGCGGGAGGGCGTCACCGTTCTCGCGACCGCCCCCACGGCCTACAAGGCGATCCTGCGCGAAGGCAGGGAACAGCGGCTCGCCGGGCTGCGGACCGCGGTCTCGGCAGGTGAGCACATCCCGCGGCAAACGTGGGAGCAGCTAAGAGACCGGCTCGGGCTCAGGGTCATCGACGGCATCGGCGCCACCGAGATGTTGCACATCTTCATCTCGGCCGCCGGTGACGACCTGCGCCCCGGCGCCACGGGGAAACCGGTGCCGGGTTACCGCGCCGCCATCCTCGGCCCCGACGGCTCGGAGCTCGGCCCCGGCGAGCAGGGACTGCTGGCTGTGATCGGCCCCGTCGGCTGCCGCTACCTCGACGACGTGCGCCAGAAGAACTATGTCCTCAACGGCTGGAACGTCACCGGCGACATCTTCTCCAAGGACGAGGCCGGCTACTTCTACTACCAGGCACGCAGCGACAACATGATCGTCTCTTCGGGCTACAACATCGGCGGGCCGGAGGTCGAGGCGGCGATCGACACCCACCCCGACGTGATCGAGTCCGCCGTCGTCGGCCGGCCCGACGCCGAGCGCGGCTCGGTGGTCTGCGCCTTCGTCGTGCTCCGCGAGGGCGTGACCGGCGACGCCGCCAAGGCCAAGGAGATCCAGGATCACGTCAAGCAGGTCCTGGCCCCGTTCAAGTACCCGCGCGACGTGCGGTTCTGCGACTCCCTGCCGCGCAACGTGAACGGCAAGCTGCAGCACTTCAGGCTGCGGGACATCGTCAGGAACGAGCAGGCGGCCTCGGTGTGA
- a CDS encoding cupin domain-containing protein, which produces MEPDLSKYRLDGDNSMYRLPSGLVAPVVTRGGHENVNTADSGGAVRVSGVSIQHTPATRLWFGKVSNEPGYRSVSHHHGEAETGGYVLSGRARIYFGEKFEDYVDMEEGDWVFVPPYMPHVECNLSRTTPLVWMTTRTPENIVVNLPDVADADLRDWLDR; this is translated from the coding sequence ATGGAGCCCGACCTCAGCAAGTACCGCCTCGACGGCGACAACTCGATGTACCGGCTGCCCAGCGGTCTCGTCGCCCCGGTGGTGACGCGCGGCGGTCACGAGAACGTCAACACCGCCGACTCAGGCGGCGCCGTCCGGGTCTCCGGCGTCAGCATCCAGCACACCCCCGCCACCCGCCTCTGGTTCGGCAAGGTCAGCAACGAGCCCGGCTACCGCTCGGTGTCCCACCATCACGGCGAGGCCGAGACCGGCGGCTACGTCCTGTCGGGCCGGGCGCGCATCTACTTCGGCGAGAAGTTCGAGGACTACGTCGACATGGAAGAGGGCGACTGGGTCTTCGTGCCGCCGTACATGCCGCACGTCGAGTGCAACCTCTCGCGCACCACGCCGCTGGTGTGGATGACCACCCGCACGCCGGAGAACATCGTGGTCAACCTGCCCGACGTCGCGGACGCCGACCTGCGTGACTGGCTGGACCGGTGA
- a CDS encoding acyl-CoA thioesterase produces the protein MRPDHRLSLADRREPMSGKAAFEQVMRVEWSDTDASGHHHNTAVTRFVEAAEAALMRERGITGYFGNAPRVRYEVDFEQRLFFGQQVTVMLHVEAVGTSSMTFRFEVWGEEFDGHPRRRAAAGRYVVVHAPRGEDRSRPWPASWLTSLFIDN, from the coding sequence GTGCGTCCTGACCACCGCCTCTCCCTCGCCGACCGGCGAGAGCCCATGAGCGGCAAGGCCGCTTTCGAACAGGTGATGCGGGTCGAGTGGAGCGACACCGACGCCTCAGGACACCACCACAACACGGCCGTGACCAGGTTCGTGGAGGCGGCCGAGGCCGCGCTGATGCGCGAGCGCGGGATCACCGGCTACTTCGGCAACGCGCCCCGGGTGCGCTACGAGGTCGACTTCGAACAGCGCCTGTTCTTCGGCCAGCAGGTCACCGTCATGCTGCACGTCGAAGCCGTCGGCACCTCCTCCATGACCTTCCGTTTCGAGGTCTGGGGGGAGGAGTTCGACGGACACCCCCGGCGGCGGGCCGCGGCAGGGCGCTATGTGGTCGTCCACGCTCCCCGGGGCGAGGACCGGAGCCGTCCTTGGCCTGCCTCCTGGCTCACTTCGTTGTTCATTGACAATTGA
- a CDS encoding acyl-CoA thioesterase, with protein sequence MSPTSEIVTAALRLTPTAPEHFDEAYVARSQDCPWPKAYGGDLVAQAAAAAMRSAGDDRTLHSLHSYFMRPVEVGAEIRYEVERLRDGRSYSTRHVRGYSGGTLAYLAMASFHAGEQGGEYAATGPEGLPDPDALPTSAAYLDATEPGTEAGGTMTKESKDYWSSGRGFDMRHAPGPVYLKVDGDPVPHQAIWVRPFDPLRPVEGLTSRARDLAALAYVCDYTILEPILRVLDLPWARPGLTTASLDHAMWFHRPATMDDWLLYAQEAEAAQNGRGLGLGRFFDREGRHLATVAQEGVIRAS encoded by the coding sequence ATGAGCCCCACCTCGGAGATCGTGACGGCGGCACTCAGGCTCACCCCGACGGCTCCGGAGCACTTCGACGAGGCCTATGTCGCCAGGTCGCAGGACTGCCCCTGGCCCAAGGCGTACGGAGGCGACCTCGTCGCACAGGCCGCCGCCGCGGCGATGCGTTCGGCCGGCGACGACAGGACGCTGCATTCGCTGCACAGCTACTTCATGCGCCCCGTCGAGGTCGGCGCCGAGATCCGTTACGAGGTCGAACGCCTCAGGGACGGGCGGAGCTACTCCACGCGGCACGTCCGCGGGTATTCCGGCGGCACGCTCGCGTACCTCGCGATGGCCTCCTTCCACGCCGGGGAGCAAGGAGGTGAGTATGCCGCGACCGGGCCGGAAGGCCTCCCCGATCCCGACGCACTGCCGACCAGCGCCGCCTACCTGGACGCGACAGAGCCGGGCACGGAGGCGGGCGGCACCATGACCAAGGAGTCGAAGGACTATTGGTCGTCGGGTCGCGGCTTCGACATGCGGCACGCGCCCGGCCCGGTCTATCTGAAGGTGGACGGCGACCCGGTCCCGCACCAGGCGATCTGGGTCCGGCCCTTCGACCCGCTCCGTCCCGTCGAAGGGCTCACCTCGCGCGCACGCGACCTGGCCGCCCTCGCCTACGTCTGCGACTACACCATCCTGGAGCCGATCCTGCGCGTCCTCGACCTGCCGTGGGCCCGTCCGGGGCTCACCACCGCCAGCCTCGACCACGCCATGTGGTTCCACCGCCCCGCCACGATGGACGACTGGCTGCTCTACGCCCAGGAGGCCGAGGCGGCCCAGAACGGCCGCGGCCTGGGACTCGGCCGCTTCTTCGACCGCGAAGGACGCCACCTCGCCACGGTCGCGCAGGAAGGGGTCATCCGTGCGTCCTGA
- a CDS encoding RidA family protein, which translates to MKPIAVNPAALPAPSGYSHGTLHGNTLYLGGQTALDKDMRIVDGGIVEQFRQAFGNLLTTLREAGGEPGDLVSITIYLTDIAGYQAHGKEIGKVWRELAGPVYPAMAGIGCTELWQPEAMIEILGTAVIPDERLKVPQG; encoded by the coding sequence GTGAAGCCCATCGCCGTCAATCCCGCAGCCCTTCCGGCGCCGAGCGGCTACTCGCATGGCACGCTGCACGGGAACACGCTCTACCTGGGCGGGCAGACCGCGCTGGACAAGGACATGCGCATCGTGGACGGGGGCATCGTCGAGCAGTTCCGGCAGGCGTTCGGCAACCTGCTGACCACGCTGCGCGAGGCGGGCGGAGAGCCCGGAGACCTGGTCAGCATCACGATCTACCTCACCGACATCGCCGGCTACCAGGCGCACGGCAAGGAGATCGGCAAGGTCTGGCGGGAGCTGGCCGGGCCCGTCTATCCAGCCATGGCCGGCATCGGGTGCACCGAGCTGTGGCAACCGGAGGCCATGATCGAAATCCTCGGCACCGCCGTGATCCCTGACGAGAGGCTGAAGGTTCCCCAGGGCTGA
- a CDS encoding bifunctional salicylyl-CoA 5-hydroxylase/oxidoreductase, translating to MRIAVIGGGPGGLYFAVLAKQLGPGHEITVWERNAPDDTFGFGVVFSDETLGGIEHADPGIYRRMEAEFARWDDIDVHYRGQVLTSGGHAFAALSRKRLLEIMQQRCRELGVTIHFLTEAPDVSQLAATHDLVVAADGVNSAVRSKHADSFHPDLEQRACKYMWLGTDKVFDAFKFYVVETPYGVMQGHGYPFDAHGSTFIVEMHEDVWRRAGFDALAARPFAPGESDERSIERVKEIFAEELDGCSLLANNSKWINFTTVRNDSWRHENIVLLGDAAHTAHFSIGSGTKLAMEDALSLAACLHERPTLDEALTAYESERKSVVRSTQRAAQASLEWFENLGQYVGQEPEQFAFNIMTRSRRVTYDNLRLRDPEFVARVDAWFAGRQPQRPGDGPATPPMFHPFRLGELELANRVVVSPMDMYRAVDGMPNDFHLVHLGGKALGGAGLVMTEMVCVSDTGRITPGCTGIWNDEQVAGWRRLTDFVHRESTAKVGIQVGHSGRKGSTRLMWEGIDQPLPEGNWEVVAPSALPYKEGVNQVPRELTHADMEEIKRQFADAARHADDAGFDLLELHCAHGYLLSSFISPVCNRRADEYGGDLAGRLRYPLEVFRAMRQVWPRHKPMTVRISATDWVEDGISADDAVAIARAFADAGAAAIDVSTGQVTPEEKPAFGRSYQTPYADKIRNEVGIPTIAVGVISSYDDVNSIILAGRADLCALGRAHLYDPSWTLHAAVEQEYAGSGAAWPDPWRAGRRKPQTGRTDGPKPRLQLIREGASTTRHARWRPER from the coding sequence GTGCGGATCGCGGTCATCGGGGGAGGGCCTGGCGGCCTGTATTTCGCCGTGCTGGCCAAGCAACTGGGACCGGGACACGAGATCACCGTCTGGGAGCGCAACGCCCCGGACGACACCTTCGGATTCGGTGTGGTGTTCTCCGACGAGACCCTCGGCGGGATCGAGCACGCCGATCCCGGCATCTACCGCCGGATGGAAGCGGAGTTCGCCCGCTGGGACGACATCGACGTCCACTACCGGGGACAGGTGCTCACCAGCGGCGGTCACGCCTTCGCGGCGCTGAGCCGCAAGCGGCTGCTGGAGATCATGCAGCAGCGCTGCCGGGAGCTCGGCGTCACGATCCACTTCCTCACCGAGGCGCCGGACGTGTCCCAGCTCGCCGCGACCCACGACCTGGTGGTCGCCGCCGACGGGGTCAACTCGGCCGTCCGCTCGAAACACGCCGACTCCTTCCATCCCGACCTGGAGCAGCGGGCCTGCAAATACATGTGGCTCGGCACGGACAAGGTGTTCGACGCCTTCAAGTTCTACGTCGTCGAAACGCCCTACGGCGTGATGCAGGGGCACGGCTATCCCTTCGACGCCCACGGCAGCACCTTCATCGTCGAGATGCACGAGGACGTCTGGCGCCGGGCCGGATTCGACGCCCTCGCCGCCCGCCCGTTCGCGCCCGGCGAGTCCGACGAGAGGTCCATCGAGCGGGTCAAGGAGATCTTCGCCGAGGAGCTGGACGGCTGCTCCCTACTCGCCAACAACAGCAAGTGGATCAACTTCACCACGGTCAGGAACGACAGCTGGCGGCACGAGAACATCGTGCTCCTCGGCGACGCCGCGCACACCGCCCACTTCTCCATCGGCTCGGGAACCAAGCTCGCCATGGAGGACGCCCTCAGCCTGGCGGCGTGCCTGCACGAGCGGCCCACCCTCGACGAGGCGCTCACCGCGTACGAGAGCGAGCGCAAGTCCGTCGTCCGGTCGACCCAGCGGGCGGCGCAGGCGAGCCTGGAATGGTTCGAGAACCTCGGGCAGTACGTCGGCCAGGAGCCCGAGCAGTTCGCGTTCAACATCATGACCCGCAGCCGCCGGGTCACCTACGACAACCTGCGGCTGCGCGACCCCGAGTTCGTGGCCCGCGTCGACGCCTGGTTCGCCGGCCGGCAGCCGCAGCGCCCGGGAGACGGGCCCGCGACGCCGCCGATGTTCCACCCCTTCCGGCTCGGCGAGCTGGAACTCGCCAACCGCGTCGTGGTGTCGCCGATGGACATGTACCGGGCGGTCGACGGCATGCCGAACGACTTCCACCTCGTCCACCTGGGAGGAAAGGCGCTCGGCGGCGCCGGGCTGGTCATGACCGAGATGGTCTGCGTCTCCGATACCGGACGCATCACGCCCGGCTGCACGGGCATCTGGAACGACGAGCAGGTGGCCGGGTGGCGCCGGCTCACCGACTTCGTGCACCGCGAGAGCACGGCGAAGGTCGGCATCCAGGTGGGCCATTCCGGGCGCAAGGGCTCCACGCGCCTCATGTGGGAGGGGATCGACCAGCCGCTGCCCGAGGGCAACTGGGAGGTCGTCGCGCCGTCCGCCCTGCCGTACAAGGAAGGGGTCAACCAGGTGCCCCGCGAGCTCACCCATGCCGACATGGAGGAGATCAAACGGCAGTTCGCCGACGCGGCGCGGCATGCCGACGACGCCGGTTTCGACCTGCTGGAGCTGCACTGTGCGCACGGCTATCTGCTGTCGTCCTTCATCTCCCCGGTCTGCAACCGCCGCGCCGACGAGTACGGCGGCGACCTCGCCGGCCGGCTCCGCTACCCGCTCGAGGTCTTCCGCGCGATGCGTCAGGTCTGGCCGAGGCACAAGCCGATGACCGTGCGCATCTCGGCCACCGACTGGGTCGAGGACGGCATCAGCGCCGACGACGCCGTGGCGATCGCGCGCGCGTTCGCCGACGCCGGCGCCGCGGCCATCGACGTGTCCACAGGGCAGGTCACGCCGGAGGAGAAGCCGGCCTTCGGCCGGTCCTATCAGACGCCGTACGCCGACAAGATCCGCAACGAGGTCGGCATCCCGACCATCGCGGTCGGCGTGATCTCCTCCTACGACGACGTCAACTCGATCATCCTGGCGGGCCGGGCCGATCTGTGCGCCCTGGGCCGGGCCCACCTCTACGATCCCAGCTGGACGCTGCACGCGGCCGTCGAGCAGGAATACGCCGGATCCGGCGCGGCGTGGCCCGACCCATGGCGGGCAGGCCGCCGCAAGCCGCAGACGGGCCGGACCGACGGGCCCAAGCCGCGGCTGCAGCTCATCCGCGAGGGCGCGTCCACCACCCGGCACGCCCGATGGAGGCCCGAGCGCTGA
- a CDS encoding MFS transporter — MSARHSSLLRVRVLVERLIAAPFGRKSQRSRSAPPAPNSADQTVNRNVRLLSWFNFFGDFRMYGPIMVIYFAQVTGSYTAAASLLAVKMLSSAAFEVPTGVLSDRLGRRGTMIAGAVVMVAAHLGYAGAWGYGLLLAAVVLEGLATSLWSGNNESLLYDTLLEAGREEEFPRHSGRVNSMFQIALALAAAIGGVVAGAWSLRVVVVLSVVPQVLCVLVALRVREPRVHRPLESNVLLHLGSALRGIRRNPVLRRMTLVSALRYSSESAAQLSPAFVAGLWPLWALGLWRTFGHGVAFVGFRVSGWVIGRVGAARTLLFGELFDNVANFVALVKPTVFSPVLLGSPAYGMTTIAQQTLLQREFTDRERATMGSLASLLGSVLYALVALGAGLVADRWGIVPALLAIQAVVLIALPLAWWVHAHASSLPAGAGRVTG, encoded by the coding sequence GTGTCCGCTCGTCATTCTTCACTGCTCCGTGTACGTGTCCTGGTCGAACGCCTGATCGCTGCTCCGTTCGGCAGGAAATCTCAACGGTCGAGGTCAGCTCCGCCTGCTCCCAACTCCGCTGATCAGACTGTCAACCGGAATGTCCGCCTGCTGAGCTGGTTCAACTTCTTCGGCGACTTCCGCATGTACGGGCCGATTATGGTCATCTACTTCGCGCAAGTCACCGGCTCGTACACCGCTGCCGCCAGCCTCCTGGCGGTGAAGATGCTGTCTTCGGCAGCGTTCGAAGTCCCTACCGGGGTGCTCTCCGACCGCCTCGGCCGACGCGGCACGATGATCGCCGGTGCCGTCGTCATGGTGGCCGCCCATCTCGGGTACGCCGGCGCTTGGGGCTACGGCCTCCTCCTGGCAGCTGTCGTGCTGGAGGGATTGGCGACCTCACTGTGGAGCGGCAACAACGAGTCTCTGCTCTACGACACGTTGCTCGAAGCCGGCCGGGAGGAGGAGTTCCCCCGGCACTCGGGCCGGGTGAACTCGATGTTCCAGATCGCGCTCGCACTGGCGGCAGCCATAGGTGGCGTGGTCGCCGGCGCGTGGTCGCTGCGTGTGGTGGTCGTGCTGTCGGTCGTGCCGCAGGTGCTGTGCGTGCTCGTCGCCTTGCGGGTCCGGGAACCGCGGGTGCACCGCCCGCTGGAATCGAACGTGCTGCTGCATCTCGGATCGGCCCTGCGCGGCATCCGCCGTAATCCGGTGCTCCGCCGGATGACTCTGGTGTCGGCGCTGCGTTACAGCAGCGAAAGCGCGGCCCAGTTGTCGCCTGCTTTCGTGGCAGGGCTGTGGCCGCTCTGGGCGCTGGGCCTGTGGCGCACCTTCGGCCATGGCGTGGCCTTCGTCGGCTTCCGCGTCAGTGGTTGGGTGATCGGCCGGGTGGGCGCGGCCCGCACTCTGCTGTTCGGTGAGCTGTTCGACAACGTGGCGAACTTCGTGGCGCTGGTCAAGCCGACCGTATTTTCGCCCGTGCTGCTTGGGTCACCGGCCTACGGCATGACGACAATCGCCCAGCAGACGTTGCTGCAGCGCGAGTTCACCGACCGGGAACGCGCGACGATGGGTTCGCTTGCGTCGCTGCTCGGCAGCGTGCTCTACGCGCTCGTCGCCCTGGGAGCCGGCCTGGTGGCAGACCGTTGGGGCATCGTTCCGGCGTTGCTCGCGATCCAGGCGGTGGTGCTGATCGCACTTCCGCTCGCCTGGTGGGTGCACGCGCACGCTTCTTCGCTCCCCGCGGGCGCTGGGAGGGTGACGGGATGA
- a CDS encoding PaaX family transcriptional regulator, whose amino-acid sequence MVANEDDEANGKGQKPRALIVTVYGLYAREVGGWMSVASVIKLLARCGVDAPSVRSAIFRLKRRGLLAAAKVDGTAGYALTEEAYQILREGDRRIFERRQATSSEGWLLAIFSVPETERDKRHQLRSRLSWLGFGTVAAGVWIAPAHLLDETRDALERYGLSAYVNLFQAHHLAFTDIREQIPGWWDLSRLQRLYDEFLAQYGPVLDSYRDRKTLDPAQAFADHVSALTDWRRLPYSDPGLPAEVLPADWNGVKAAETFFELHDLLAKPAHRFIETVLKDA is encoded by the coding sequence ATGGTGGCCAACGAAGACGACGAAGCCAATGGAAAGGGCCAGAAGCCCCGTGCTCTGATCGTCACCGTCTACGGCCTCTACGCACGCGAGGTCGGCGGTTGGATGAGCGTCGCCTCGGTCATCAAGCTGCTCGCCCGCTGCGGTGTGGACGCGCCGTCCGTCCGTTCGGCGATCTTCCGTCTCAAGCGGCGCGGCCTCCTGGCCGCCGCCAAGGTCGACGGGACGGCCGGATACGCGCTCACCGAGGAGGCCTACCAGATCCTGCGCGAGGGTGACCGGCGCATCTTCGAGCGGCGACAGGCGACCTCCAGTGAAGGGTGGCTGCTGGCCATCTTCAGCGTGCCGGAAACCGAACGCGACAAGCGGCACCAGTTGCGCTCCCGGCTGTCCTGGCTCGGTTTCGGCACGGTCGCCGCGGGAGTCTGGATCGCGCCCGCCCATCTGCTCGACGAGACGCGAGACGCCCTCGAGCGCTACGGGCTGAGTGCTTACGTCAATCTCTTCCAAGCCCACCATCTGGCGTTCACCGACATCAGGGAGCAGATTCCGGGCTGGTGGGACCTGTCTCGCCTGCAGCGTCTGTACGACGAGTTCCTGGCTCAGTACGGCCCTGTGCTGGACAGCTATCGCGATCGCAAGACCCTGGATCCCGCCCAGGCGTTCGCGGACCACGTCAGCGCCCTCACGGACTGGCGCCGGCTGCCGTACTCCGACCCGGGGCTTCCCGCTGAAGTGCTGCCCGCGGACTGGAACGGCGTGAAAGCCGCCGAGACCTTCTTCGAACTGCACGACCTGCTGGCCAAGCCGGCCCACCGGTTCATCGAAACCGTGCTCAAGGACGCGTAA
- a CDS encoding MFS transporter: MSTSAAPPDSRSRIVVVALCSAAIIIDGYDLIVYGTVVPTLAEGSAEWKLGAAEIGRIGSYALIGMLIGAMLIGTITDLVGRRRVMLGCIAWFSIAMAWRPPRRLWSCSDSPASWPASVWAASCRPPSPSSPRWAGGRCSGSAPAWGCCSCTG, encoded by the coding sequence GTGAGCACCAGCGCAGCGCCTCCTGACTCGAGGTCGAGGATCGTCGTCGTCGCGCTCTGCAGCGCCGCGATCATCATCGACGGCTACGACCTGATCGTTTATGGCACGGTCGTCCCGACGCTCGCCGAGGGGTCCGCCGAGTGGAAGCTCGGCGCGGCCGAGATCGGCCGGATCGGTTCGTACGCGTTGATCGGCATGCTGATCGGCGCCATGCTGATCGGCACGATCACCGACCTGGTCGGGCGGAGGCGCGTCATGCTCGGGTGCATCGCGTGGTTCTCGATCGCGATGGCCTGGCGGCCGCCGCGCCGACTGTGGAGTTGTTCGGATTCGCCCGCTTCGTGGCCGGCATCGGTCTGGGCGGCGTCGTGCCGACCGCCATCGCCCTCATCCCCGCGCTGGGCTGGCGGGCGATGTTCTGGCTCGGCACCGGCGTGGGGTTGCTGCTCGTGTACGGGTTGA
- a CDS encoding LacI family DNA-binding transcriptional regulator: MVTMRDVAQRANVSIATVSFVINGTKPVAPETRARIEAAIEELDYRRNVVARALASSRTRILALLHPDFEARPNATVIQFVMSAAHGARERGYDLVLWPVNADEQMSHLLAGGLVDGALLMEVQIHDSRVDRLIASRLPFTLIGRTDNDDLPFVDIDFATTMDQAVDHLRSFGHERIALIIQRTKAAPGDEPGRIMRAEAAYLDTMAALGRPPVVLPVEGTSAGGREAARILHDDHPDTTAVILVNEGASAGLVKGTRALGRTVPDDLSIIMASTTRELGEMIEPSLTVMAAPAPQLGRLAADALIDQLEGVQDSPPHILIPCTLVPGQSVGPAPLRP; the protein is encoded by the coding sequence ATGGTCACGATGCGCGACGTCGCCCAGCGTGCGAACGTCTCCATCGCCACGGTCTCCTTCGTCATCAACGGCACCAAGCCCGTCGCGCCGGAGACCCGGGCCCGCATCGAAGCGGCCATCGAAGAGCTCGACTACCGGCGAAACGTCGTCGCCCGCGCCCTGGCCAGCTCCCGCACGCGCATCCTCGCGCTGTTGCACCCGGACTTCGAAGCCCGGCCCAACGCGACGGTGATCCAGTTCGTCATGAGCGCCGCGCACGGCGCCCGCGAGCGCGGCTACGACCTCGTGCTGTGGCCGGTGAACGCCGACGAGCAGATGTCGCACCTGCTCGCCGGCGGCCTCGTCGACGGGGCGCTGCTCATGGAGGTGCAGATCCACGACTCCCGCGTCGACCGGCTCATCGCCTCGCGACTCCCGTTCACGCTGATCGGCCGGACCGACAACGACGACCTGCCGTTCGTCGACATCGATTTCGCCACCACCATGGACCAGGCGGTCGACCATCTCCGCTCGTTCGGCCACGAGCGCATCGCGCTGATCATCCAGCGGACGAAGGCGGCTCCGGGAGACGAGCCCGGCCGGATCATGCGGGCTGAGGCCGCCTACCTCGACACGATGGCGGCGCTCGGCCGCCCGCCCGTCGTCCTCCCGGTGGAAGGCACCTCGGCCGGCGGCAGGGAGGCCGCACGCATCCTGCACGACGACCACCCGGACACGACGGCCGTGATCCTCGTGAACGAGGGCGCCTCGGCGGGCCTCGTCAAAGGCACGCGTGCACTCGGCCGCACCGTGCCGGACGATCTTTCCATCATCATGGCGTCCACCACACGCGAGCTCGGCGAGATGATCGAGCCGTCCCTGACGGTCATGGCGGCACCGGCTCCCCAGCTCGGCCGCCTCGCCGCGGACGCGCTGATCGACCAGCTCGAAGGGGTCCAGGACAGCCCGCCGCACATCCTCATCCCCTGCACCCTGGTGCCGGGCCAGTCGGTGGGGCCCGCGCCGCTTCGCCCCTGA